From Bombina bombina isolate aBomBom1 chromosome 1, aBomBom1.pri, whole genome shotgun sequence:
AGAGATGCAATTTGAGCAAATATCAGGCTGATGTTTCATTCAGGCATATATCTGGCATGAAGGGGTCTTCAGGATCCATACATCTAATCATGTAAGAGTATCATTCATATGACGGGGGCTGATTTGGGAATGATTGGTATACCTGAAAAAGGGTAAGGTATTTGACAGATTTTCTTATTCAGACATATAGAACCACTATATGATCACATTTTATCTGAAGTAACTCAAGGGTTAATAGCCAGCATAAAAGACTATAGTGTCACGTACCAGTCTTGAGCTTTCAAATGGGTAAATAATAGTTGCTAAACAGGCAGTTGTATGCATCCGATATGACATATCTCCGTGGCATATACCTGGTAATACCTAGACCTGTAAACAGTGGTACGTTTGCGGTTTCCTCTAAATCTAACACAATAAGCAAGTTAACACACGGCAGAAGGTCAAATACACTGGAAAACAAAAAGTATTCAAATCTCTGGCATCCTTTCCGGTCTTTTATTCAATTGATCAACTATAGGTCATACATTCCAGCAGCCTAGGCTTCTAGCAGGAATGTCCTCAATCTCAAATTGCACACTGATTcagcccccacaaaaaaacaacttgATTTTGTGACTATGCAGAGAAGGCTGAAAGCATACAAAGGTGCATTTGACAGGGACACTTCTGAGGTGCATATTAGACTTTGCCTTTAGGGCACCACTTGTCTGTGGTGCACATTTGTGGCATGGCTGAGCTATTTATGGGAGCACGTGTAGGAGGGCGTGCAGTTgcatagtgtgtgtctgtgtgcgcatGTAAGATTGCGCACTAAGGTGTTTAgcgccgatttttttttttttaaaatctgtatCGTGTTGCTACTACTCATGTTatcagcactacggaatttggctaCACTTTTACAACTAGATGAAGATAAGAAAAATACTGAAAAGATAaacaataaccaaaaaaaaaaaaagggaaaaaaaacaaaacttaaagaaccagtaaatacagtagatttgcataattaacaaatgcatgataaaaagacaatgcaatagcacttagtctgaacttcaaatgagtagatttttttctgacaaatgtcagttatgtctatttccactcttcctgtatcgtctgacagccatcagccaatcacaagtacatataagtatattctatgaattcttgcacatgctcagtagtagctggtgacttagaaggcataaatataaaaaaactgtgcacattttgctaatgaaagttaattagaaagttgtttaatattgcatgctctatctgaatcatgaacgtttaattttgacttgagtgtccctttaaaatctagtTTTCAAAAGATAGGAATCCATTTCCAGCTGTTGCCTCAGCTTTTATGATTCCCACAGTAGTAATCACAGTTATGAAAGCACAGATTATGCAACAAGTTTAGTGCGAAGCTAACAAGGAAGCAAGTTCATTACCATCTCATATTGGCAATGCAAACATCAAGGAGTAAAAACCCAGAGCAGGCTGCAATTTAGCACTAATTAAAGGTGTTGCAATATTTCTCAGCAGCAAGTGGATTAATATACAGGTCAGAGGTTTACAAAACAAATGCCACTATCAGCAGATTGTGTGTGGGTGTAACTAGAtatttgcagggggggggggggtagtttggtttgtttttttttcctgagggCCACAAAACTGTTTTGTGCAGATGTCCAGTTTAAGAGGGAAAACCCCCACAATCTTTCCAAAGCACCTTTAAAGGGAGTGTGGGAAAAGCACTATTTTTTCCCATAAAGAAATGATTAATATAATGTTAAATGCTGTGATACTAAAAACTTTAAAATGATTCATAAAGAagcctaaaaattaaaaaaaattgcaccttACCttgagagcatatctaggtagaccaGGAAGTGTGTTCTTAATTTCAAAGCACTGCGCTGCATGTtggggctttataaataaagagaatATTTTACTTctgtttaagggacactcaagtcaaaataaactattatgattcagaaagagcatgcagttttaagacactttacttttattatcaaatgttgcagtcttttttatatttacactttttaggaAACAAGATCTtacagagcatgtgcacaagctcacagggtataggtatactagtctgcgattgactgtcacatgatatggggggTCCGGGaaatgggaggaaaaaaaaaaatataccaagagaaagcagtacatttaataaaaattaaaaaaaaaacaaaaaaaaaaaaaacaaacaaacttttatatttatatatatatatatatatatatatatatatatatatatatatatatatttttaaatagattaaaaaggacattaaacatggGCTAGATGCAATGTCTTCAATGAAAAGATTAGCTTGAGAATAATATGCATTTTTGGTTCGCTAGTGTGCAACCAATAACTGAGAAATATAGTGCTATGAAGTCTGCTCCTCCATTTAGAACACTGAAAACACCACAATTTGCAGAATAAATTTACaataaaaggagacaaaataatggCAATATTGCAAAACCTACCCTCCACTTGATACtggaacatttattttttttttacacacaaaaaataaaaatattaaaaaagggttTCAAATGTGAAgtgtttgtggttttttttttttgcatgttgaTTTAAAAGTTGTAGTTTGCCTACAGTGAAGCTCTCCTAGAGTGAAATAGCAAGGCTAGGTATCAACCATGGTTAGTCTACTGGGTCATGGTCTAACATTGCATGCCTTATATCTCCATAACACGTGGGTATATGGTTGTCGTTTCCTAAATTAGAGCTTTTCAATTAGTGCAAAACATTTAGTTAAAAGCCATAAAAGGTAGAAGCCCCCTAGTGGTATATGGAGGTACTGCGTACAAATTAGTGTGTTAGGCAGGCCATacagaatgatttttttttattattttattaaaaattttaaaaaataaaataaaaaaaaagtcaatataaACTTAAGTACTATAAAGAGATTATTGAAAATTGTGTTTCTGTGTAGTATGCTTATGATATTTTATTCTAATGGATGCAAAATTATAGTCAGTAATTAAACAGACCAGTACATCAAAAGTTATATTGTAGAAAGAATCCCATCAGTATCAATTATGAAATTCTTTACTTTAAAACTGCATGCATTAATATCTGGCTTTTGTTGAATTCAGATGTGAATAAGCAATACAGCAAGTCTTGAGTAATCGTCAGAGCACAGCACATAACTGTATCAATTACATTTACCtttctataaaataaaatgctAGTGGTTTAGGAATTCATTTGTGTATGACACATCTCACTCCACAGACAGGAAGGCATTGATAAACCTAAACATCACCCCAACAACCCCCTCCCAGCCAAACAGAAACAATGACAACTTTCTTTGAAAAAACACTTGGGGTTTATTGATTTAAACTGCAAACAGTCGTTACAAAAAGCTTTTTCTCCTTTTTAATAAATTCACACACAAAACAGTGAATAGTAACAGGAAAAAAggtaaaaaaggacaaaaataaaataaaaaattacattcatTTAGTTTAGTGCCAGTTTCAGTTCACTTAACAAGAAAAACTCAACCAAATAAGACAGTACATATTATGGAATGTCTTATGAAAAAGGCACTCAAGATTCAATACTAGCAACTCCAAAGCTAGACAAAAAAATAGATCAAATATTAACTGTACTGTTTTACAGTACATTGTGCCTATCTGCTATAGCCCAGCTagggaggaaagagaaaaaaaaatataaaggggGGAGGGGCGCTaacaagaaatatatatttatatatatttacatacacaaggCAGTTACCAGATTAAACTCAATTTGCAGTCTATCAAAAAAATGGGAAATAGTTCTAAAATAAATAATGCAAcaaaatttttgcatttttttaaattaattttcattttttttttcatttttttctttaaaataaaccaaaaaaggtGTAAagttacaaaatgaaaaaaatatgtcattgtaatataatatattaaactgtggaaaggaagaaaaaaaaaggcttcaCAATCTTAAGATTAATATGGAAGATCAtaatttaaacataaaagaatatattctatggatttctcatccagataaatatgacacaaaaaaaaaaaagcatattgtaCGGCAATAAATACGTTTTTGATAAGTTAAATAAGCTTTTTTTATATTGTTGTGCAGTGACAGGCAAATTTTGCTCTCCAATTTTTTCTTTGAAcgttatataaaattaaaaacccaGAAGAAAAATAAAGAGTAGGTGTGAGTGCtctaatgggaaaaaaaaaaaaaaaagtactctaGGACATAACCATTAAAGCTACCGTATGTCAAATCTAATGTTTACATTTAAAGGGTTTTTTCCTCTTGGAATGAATACATTAAACCCACCATCTGTACACAACGATCTCATTTCGAAGGGCCTAAGTAGCACCAAAATCTAAAAGTCTTTTTGAAAGTCCTGCTGGCTGGCTCTCCAGTGCCCCTCtacattctttttttttccagTAAGACAACGTTAATAACTGTTGTACGTTCTGCAGTCCAGGTGAGCACTCTAAATGGCATAGGAGTTTGGAAATAGACAACGACAATGTCCAAATTCCAACTGACCAGCATTTTTACTACCACATGGTAAAAAGAAATAGATTGGAATGATTTTTGTAAGAATGTTGAGATTTCAGGAACCACTAGAGGGAGATACTATTGATATTGTTAATTGCTCAGAAATAGCTGGTAACCAGCACTGCCCTCTAGATAAAGATGGTAGATCAGTCACAGTGCAAAGGGAAAAAAAGGCACTATTCATTGTTGTAAACTGTACTGCTGCTGTGTTTTTTGGCACTATCAAGGACTGAACCAAATAAACAATTGTAGGCAAGTGGACAGATTATGGTGGCAACTTCTATCCCCTTTACTTGAGATCAGTTCAGCATAACATTGTTGTTGAAGGTGGGGGAGAGCACAATAGGCTCCTGGCTTAATCATCAGAAACAGACAGTCTGCTAAAAATGGGAAGACGTTTAGTGGTGTCAAGAGTTGGAGAGTCTGAGCCACTGCTGGAGCTGCTCAGGTAGCCTTCTTGATCCGAGAGGGAATCTTGAGGGCTTGGAGGAGAATCAAAAATCTGTGGAGACTCAGACATAGGTCGAAAAAGATAAGAAGTAGGGGACCCAGGAGCATTGGAATTGCTTAAAGGCATCTGCATTCCCATGCTTGGGGCAAACAAGCTTGCAAGCTCCTGGCTGGAGAATGTGAAAGGGTTGCTGGCACAGTCTGGCAAGGTTGGAGAATTCATCAGGTCTTCAGTGCTAAGAATGGGTGGAGGGGTGATGGAAGTAGGGCTGTCCAGCAGCCCATTGGTTGTAGGGAAGCCAGCAAAACTGAAGCTGTGTTGGAGCCTTGGTCTTTCCATCTTTGAGCCAGAAAGGGAGAACTGTGCTTGGTCTCTTCCAGACACCAAGCGCCGTTCTTCTGCATTATGTATGAAGTGACATCTTGGTCCATAAGGACAAAACCCAATGGTGTGAAAAGTGCGACACAGCTCTGTCTTGTACTTGGGGTGTCTGGTCAAGCTTCTCAGCTCATGGATTCCATGGGCAAACTGACACTTGTCTCCATACTTGCAGGCGCCATTCTCTTCAAATGGACGGCATAACTCTGTCTTGTAGCGACTGGAGTTCACCTGTCCCCCAGGCTTCTGGAGCAGCCTCTCCCCATTCTCAGAAAATGAGCGATCTCTGAATTTGTTCTCCTTATTACCCACAGCTGTAGAGGGCTCCATCTTAAGGCTATTAATAAACTGGTTTTGATTGAACTTGGAATTGGGTATTGTAACAGAATGCCTTCGTGAAAAGCCCATTATTGCTGGTGTCCCAACTGCTTTTCTGTCCATCAGAGGAACATTTGTAGTTGTTGGGCTTATTAAATTATTGTTGTAGTTCAGCATTTTGTTGCTCTGttaagaggagagaaaaaaaaaaaccactaagatAAAAGCttctacattttaaaatacaaaaatatacaaatcaATTCTACAGTTGTCATCAGCATAATATATTAAAGCCTTCTATTTAAAAAGGATGTAGGTTTTAGAGTTAAcagctttttgttttgtttattcctTTAACTAACCAagatcacacacaaaaaaacaaacagtgggCTTGTGTAAAACTGCCTAATTACATATACTTCAACACAAATGCACAATATATATTGTCTGACATCGATTACACATAAAACAAGTTTGTGCAAGTATCTATCAGCAACTAGAGACTTTAAGTAAAAATGTATTAACTGCTTGAGGCAAGCAGAGCAGAAATAGATCTGCAGCCCACTGATACTTCATAACTAAGAACAAAAGATGGTAATCAAATTTACAAACTCAAATATGCATTGGATGGAGGAGTAAAAATGTATCATGAAAAAAGTTATTAGAAATGGGCCATggacttttaatttaaaatattaaagttaactatttaaattaaaaagaCCTATCTATATCTTTTTAAAATGTACtcacaaattagttttttttttaaaaactgctaggcaaaaaaaaaaaatatgtacaaaattaGTTTACAGCACTATTAAAATGTTTACACAACATGGGGGTCAACTAAAAAAAAGTATGaaagaaattgaaaataaaaataaaaagctttacagCAAGATTCCAACTTGCAACAAAATCTATTCAAACTAGTtttaaaacaaagtttaaaacagAAACGAATTTTTATGCCCAttatactgtaaataaaaaaagttttgtaagagacaaaaagcagcattaagtcaatagacacacacacacagcaattgaagaaaaaaaatctaaaaccaaAACAAGCAGCTATAACAAACGATTAGTTTTTACCTTGCATAAAACTTCACTTAGGTCAAAAATTGTAGGGGACATCAATGCTGTAGACATCTTCAGAGCTTAGTAAACTGTTGATCAATAGTTTGCaataacttaataaaaaaatacagtCACAGTGTCTTGTAATTGAGGGCTCCAGTCTCCTGTTTGCAGAGGAATTTCTTCTTGGAGATGTACTTTTTAGTCCTTTCTTGATTTTCTTTAAATATGTTTTGCCCTTCTTGTTTAATAAAAATCCCTCTGATTCTACTTTCACAAACTTGCTAGACTTATAAAGTTTCAGCCTCCCCGGCTGGGTGGAGTTTGCAAAGATTTAAATAAGGAAGTAGAAGAGGATGGAGAgttagggggggaggaggagggaaa
This genomic window contains:
- the ZFP36L1 gene encoding mRNA decay activator protein ZFP36L1, with product MSTALMSPTIFDLSEVLCKSNKMLNYNNNLISPTTTNVPLMDRKAVGTPAIMGFSRRHSVTIPNSKFNQNQFINSLKMEPSTAVGNKENKFRDRSFSENGERLLQKPGGQVNSSRYKTELCRPFEENGACKYGDKCQFAHGIHELRSLTRHPKYKTELCRTFHTIGFCPYGPRCHFIHNAEERRLVSGRDQAQFSLSGSKMERPRLQHSFSFAGFPTTNGLLDSPTSITPPPILSTEDLMNSPTLPDCASNPFTFSSQELASLFAPSMGMQMPLSNSNAPGSPTSYLFRPMSESPQIFDSPPSPQDSLSDQEGYLSSSSSGSDSPTLDTTKRLPIFSRLSVSDD